The DNA window aagaaaaggaacaatatgttagtttataagggtgtgtttaaaactcttagactacaccatatcagatttcgaaatttgcctttgtgctagaaaatctttctgataagatggtggttactgtgggggtggaatagtgattttggagaagtgtaaaaacctatctgaagtctctaggtctaccagaaaggaactgaatgttaaagttgcagtaaaggtacttattcagtctaaggaaagttctatacattttttggcaccattccaaattgccttaactactagtgttaatttcctgattaaccaaaagtagtttccAAAGGTAAAtcatccagtatcccaagagagtagacatatagagaggaatttcacattattaatgattttgtgattaaaggaagagtaatggtggagaaaaggttgtggttaattcaacctttcagatcctattacgaggagtttactactactacacttgatttgtatatcaaggtgttgagatcatttgaaacgcaccttttgttttatattagtgcaagtgggagtttgttcggttttatgccctaaataaaactcatttcaatataatcagatttacttattaatatagatcagaaataacatttaatgttgcatggttcacatgatttatttcatgattatatgtacataatgtataaattcatctgaaacccttttcacatacttgatcctctttattgtgccatcaacacattggaaagtaaacatgactatgtgaataaagtttcctagattaatcagacatagggttttaccgatatgataatctacaacagagtttacttgcatttggagaagtgctatgttctttcgagagcattggttaaagtaaagctcaggtaagatgcatggagtacgcatcggaagggaccaatattgaactttgacttagatttattaaacttaccgtaatatctattcaagtcaatatcgcctagttgatcctaggtcaaatgttcttaatcctgttatgattaggctcaatcttgaaaggctattcgtgttctttgatttgttagttaagcctacttttaggtcagggtgatacgtacattttgggaacacggtagtgcaattgagtgggagcgctagcataaacatggaatctatagcttctatctggcgaatagtaagtaaagaatgatctccttcgagcttgaccaaacgaacataaatggtggagtactcagttcacataagttgaaatatcatttatacggggttaagtgttttaaggaataaatacattgtagggcgtaacggtaatctaatccctttacagtgtagatcattcatatagaggatcattgatcacgttaggattataacaatggataactaatgatgtgtctatatggtggaacatatagagcattctatatactgagagtgcaattctaagttctatgcgtggattcaacgaagaattaataagttagtgaattttagtgctaaattcttgatctacttattggaagctcggttatatagacccatggtccccgcactagttgagataatattgcttgtaagactcatgtaattggttttgattaatcaattataattctcaaattagactatgtctatttgtgaatttttcactaagtaaggacgaaattgtaaagaaagagttttaggggcatatttgttaattatggttcaattaataaatatgataaatgaaaatattatttaataattatttatagttattaaatagttagaattggcatttaaatggttgaattagaaaattgacgtttttgagaaaatcagatgcagaaaaggtaaaactgcaaaattgcaaaaagtgaggcccgaatccactaagcatggccggccacgtttgtaggcaatttaaactgatattttcattattttaatgccaaataattcaaacctaaccctagtggaatgctataaatagatagtgaaggcttcaggaaaattacacttaaattttctatttttccttcagagaaaaacctgggccttctctctccctatctttggccgaatccactctctttctcttcctcattgagatttcgaaattcttaactttttcattcagaaaaaactgagtctctctctctccctatctttggccgaccactccctctctctcttcttcctaaagatttcgaaattcttagtgttagagtagtgcccacacacagcaagtgatacctcaaccatagtgaggaagatcgtgaagaaagactttcagcaagaaggagtttcagcatcaaagattcagagaaagagatccaggttcagatattgataatgctctgctacataaagaaATCGagagctagatatctgaatggaaggagtcatattatttcgctgcacccaatgtaaggtttcctaaattttatatgtgtttatttcatcgttttagaaagttcttatttaggatgttaataaacatacttgtgagtagatctaagatcctggtaaaataaatttcctacAGATCCAACACTATATTAATTCGAGAACCATCACCAACTCTGCATCTCGCCCCTTTTCAAACAATCTCTTGAGTTTCATAAATACTTCGCCACACGAAACTTGGATTGCTCCCCAACTCAGCATTTAAGAAGGTACCATTACGGTAGTACCTAgctttaaaaatcttgctgacaAGTGAGTCCGGACGACTAAACAATCTCCATCCTTGTTTACAAAGTAAACTCAAGTTAAAGTCATGCAAGTTACGAAATCCCATACCACCTTTAGACTTATGTACCATCAATCTATCCCACTTTTTCCAATGGATTCCTTTGTTGTTCTTCGACGATCGCCACCAAAACTTACACATCAATTGCTCCATCTCATTGCAAGTTTCCACAGGTAGAAAAAACACATTCATTGCATAACTAGGAAGAGATTGAGCCACAGTTTTTATTAGCAACTCCTTCACTGCTCTAGAAAGCAATCTTCCTTCCCAACCTTGAATCATTTTACGCATTTTATCCTTCAAGAACCCAAGTAAGGCCGTTTATTACGACCCAAAATATTTGGCGAACCCAAATATGTGCTAGCATCACCTGCCTCATTCACTCCCAACATAGAACACAGATGTTGCCTCACCTCATTAACAATATTAGCGCTGAAAAATATAGAGGACTTCTGTATATTGACTTGTTGTCCTGAGGccttttgaaagatatttaacaTTTCTATCATGTTAATAGCACTATCCTCTGAGGATTTACAGAACACATAACAGTCATCAGCAAAGAACATGTGAGATAACACATGAGCCCCTCGAGCAACCTTGCACCCCCGAATCTTCCCCAACCATTCATAGTCTCTTATCAAAGTCGAGAATCCTTCTGGACACAGAAGGAAAAGATAGGGTGAAAGGGGATCACCCTGTCGAAATGTAGGAATTATAGGCTCAATTTCATGACCCCCCCAATGTGATTGTGTAGGAGACAGAGACAGAACTAACACACTGCATTAACAACTTCACCACATGCTCATCAAATCCCAATCTCCTCAACATAGCCTGTAAAAAGCCCCACTCCACCCGATCATAAGCCTTGCTCATGTCCAACTTAAGTGCCATAAACCCTTCCCTCCCCACTTGCTTCCTTTTCAAATAATGCATCACCTCGAAAGAAATTAAGATATTATCAGTTATCAGTCTTCCGGGTAAGAAGGCGCTTTGAGTTTCAGAAATAACACTAGGAAGAACAACTTTCAACCGATTGGCCAGCACCTTAGAAACAATTTTATAAGCCACATTACACAAAGCAATTGCTCTTAGATCACTCATGCTTTCGGGTTTAGACTTCTTCGGGATAAGCACAATATTCATTTCTTTTAAATGATCAGAAAATTCACCAAAAGTAAAGAAGTGTTGAGCTAACCGAATGATATCCTTACTAATGATATCCCATAACTTCTGATAAAACCCAAGATTAAATCCATCAGGACCAAGAGATTTATCAGGATGCATTTGAAAGAGTGCTTTCCAAACATCCTCAGCGTCAACCGAAATAGTAAGAGACTCATTCATAGCAGTCGACACCCGATTATGCACACAAGCCGTCACCCTACCCCAATCAATCTCCGAAGTTGTGAAAAACTCTCTAAAATAATCTTCAACGACACCCGATAAGCCATTTTCCCAATCCACCCAAATCCCACTTCTATTTTTAAGAGACAAAGTCTAATTGTTTTTTCGCCTAGTACTCGCACAAGCATGAAAGTACTTAGTGTTTTGGTCACCAGATTGCAGCCACAATTGTTTGGATCTCTGCTTCCAGAAGACCTCCTTCTGGGCGAGGTCTTCGAACAAACGATTTTGAGCCTCCTTGTACCTGTTAACCGAATCAACATCCCTTCTATTTTTCAAAAGCTTCAGGATTTTATGACAACTATTTATTCGCTGCTTGAAATTACCAGTGATATCCTTCCCCCATTCGGCTAAAGCATACAACATTTGATTTTTGAGCTCAAAGAATTCGACTTGTGAACATCCCAATTATCATGACAATTTGGCGACACATAGGCTCACGCACCCAAGCATTTTCAAACCGAAATTTCTTCAAACTAACCACTTTTCTAAATAATTAAGATTCAACAAAATAGGACAATGATCAGAAGCAggtttttctaaattttctaaCCTTGCATCCGGAAAAAGATCATTCCAACCATGTGTGACGAGAGCTCTATCCAAACGAAATTCAATCCATGCCTCCGTACCCCTCCCTTTCTCCCAAATGAAAGGATAGCCCACCAACTCCATATCAATAAGACTGCAATTTGAAACCACATCTTAAAATCCCTGAATTAAAGAGCTTGGATAAGGTCAACCGCCTCTCTTGCCACCATGATGAAGGACATTATTCAAATCTCCCATTAAACACCAAGGAAGAGTCGATTCCCCCGTAAGCTGCCGAATAAGCCTCCAAGAATTCCCACACAAACTCCTCTGAGGTTCACCATAGAAGCCATTCGCACAAAACAAAGGGTATCCATCAAGCTTCAAATCCAAATCAATGTGATTATTACTAAAGCTAAGAAGTTTGCCATCATCTTGAGTTTTCCACAACATTGCAAGCCCCCCACTATGTCCACGGGCCTCAACAACAAAACTTCCATCATAGCCCAACAAAGCTCTAACACAATCAACTTTGTCTTTCTTGCAAATTGtctcacacaaaaaaaaattaaattgggtCTCTTTTGAAAACTATTTCTTTAAGGAATTGAACAACTCGAGATTCCCAAGCCCACGGCAATTCCAACACAACTAACTCATAACTTGCAAAAATCACATACCACTCAACAGCAAAAAAATCACATACCAGACATGTCAAAACGACAAGacaaaaatgattattattattattaaattatagatCAAAAGAATAacacttatttaaaaaaaaacactaattcCCAATGCTCTTCAACTCACTGAGTCAACTCGTTCCTCTGATGCAACTCCTCAACCTTCGATTCTGATTCCGATCACCACCACCTCCATTCCACTTCTTCTCCAGACCCCTCAAACCTTCCTCGTTCTCCTCCGTTTCTTCGAAACCCTATAGCTTCTCGAATGGGGATCGCTTTGCAAATAGCTCTCGGTGTTTACATCGACATCGATGGCCTTCTCAACCGCACATAACGCCAAAATTCCCTTTGGCTGATCACTCGGCCAATAGTTTTTGATTACGTTGTTTCAATTTCACAACCGTTCTTTTATTAGTTTCGATGTAATCGAAAGTACGAGTTTCTACGCATATATACATGTGGTATAATTGTATATGTATTATGCCATAAGTCAACCGCCCTTGACACTTTTTTCATCTTCCACGGGATCTCGGGAGACAAAGACGATCACTTCCAAGCTCTTTATTATTGGAAGTTAcaaattggaaaaaatttcTAGATATATAGCCTAATGTTAAACATGAGAAAGAGACAAAAGAAAGTAATGAATAATTTTGGTGGTGATGGTGGTATTTTGGCTGTGACAAAAAACTTGTTTAGTATAGTATAGTATTATACTGGTTATCATGCATAATAATCTTGTTTGGCTAGATATAAATATTCTATATTTCATTGGATATATAGTATTatactgattatcatgccatgTTTAGTATTTATTTGATGAACAGGAGATGTTTAGTATTCATACCTAGCCTGTATGACgttattcttttttaatgaatttattcattgcaaaaaaaaaaactttttccaAATTATTAGAGAATAAACAATTCATACTCTTtatcaaaaataaacaaataccaAACTTCCAAATAATTCCCTAATTTTCGGAGTGTGTTTCAAAGTGACTGTATAATGATTAggtagtgtaattactaaagtGGTAATTACACGgtttaataattatactatattttaaaatataagatgTGTTTAGATATGaagtggtaattacatatgaattcataatatcttgtttggaaaaatagttagtaattacacttAATTCTCATAGGACCACGAGAATTAGAGAGTTtaattggaacccctcaattaccTCTAATTACACTATTACAAGATATTGTCAGACAAACATGTAAAATTGTACAATTACCtctaattacacacaaatctaaTTACACCGTAGCTTTCTAAACGCGTCCTAGTTGTGGTTTCAAATGACTAtgaaaaatatacaaatttcaaatatatatatacgccCAACTTTTGtaatctttttatatatatttgtacttATTGAGTgatataatcttaaatataacaTTTTGATGTGTGTGTATTATAAATAAAGTAAtagttttaaaattagaaacataatttgttatttttaaaatatatagaaagatgGTGATATTGTTACAAACATTAAAAATAGTGGAATTAACAAAAAATTGTAATGGCTTACTTCTCTGTTCGTGCCTTGGCTTCAAAAATGTGGAGGTCCAATCAGATTGTCAACGTGTTATCCATATCATGTAAAAGAATGACTTATTATTGGCTGAGTTTGACCtgactttaaaaaaatatttatactatttgTAATCGTATTAATGTTTCTAAGTTTCTCTTTTGTAATCGTTCTACGAACTCTTTAGCTCTATGATAAATTTTTCTTGTCTTTGGAAATGACAAGAGTGTGGTGGTCAGATTTACCGAATGTTCCTTATGCTCTCTCCTAGATCAATTGACTCATGAAAAGATCTAGCGGATGCTTTTGGCAACCAATTTCTTCCTTCCCGACAATGCCAAATTGAGCCCAATGATTTGGTGGATGTCAAGCAACAGGAAGACGAACCCCTCAAGGACTACATCTAACGATTCTTGGAGGCAGCTGCTAAGACCAAAAGTCTTAGCGAGGACGCAAGGTTTATGTACTCGCAACCAAGCTCAAGGAGATCAGTTATTTGTGGTCTGACCTTCGTCTCAAGGTGGTATACACTATGAATGACTTCCCAGATAGAGTTGATGGATTTATTAAACTTGAAGAagttgttgttggaatttattttaccaggatcttagatctactcacaagtatgtttattaacaccctaaatatgaactttctaaaacgataaattaaacacatataaagtttaggaaaccttacattggttgcagaggaatataatgactccttccgttcagatatctagcccttgattcctttctgtagcagagcattatcaatatctgaacctggatctctttctctgaatctttgaagctgaaactccttttgctgaatgtctttcttcacgatcttcctcactatgattgaggtattgcttgatgtgtgtgggcactactcctacactaaggatttcgaaattcaagaggaagagagagggagtgggttcggccaaagatagggagagagaaggctcaggtttttctctgaaggaaaaatagaaaatttaagtgtaattttcctgaagccttcactatctatttatagcattccactagggttaggtttgaattatttggcattaaaataatgaaaatatcagtttaaatttcctacaaaagtggctggccctatactagtggatttgggcctcactttttgcaattttgcagttttaccttttctgcatctgattttctcaaaaacgccaattttctaattcaaccatttaaatgccaattctaactatttaataactataaataattattaaataatattgtcatttatcatatttattaattgaaccatacaaagtatcataattaacaaatatgcccctaaaactctttctttacaattttgcccttagtgaaaaatttcacaaatagacatagtctaaattgagaattataattgattaatcaaaaccaattatatgagtcttacaagcaatattatctcaactagtgcggggaccatgggtctatataaccgagcttccaataagtagatcaagaatttagcactaaaattcactaacttattaattctttgttgaatccacgcatagaacttagaattgcactctcagtatatagaatgctctatatgttccaccatatagacacatcattagttatccattgttataatcctaatttgatcaatgatcctctatatgaatgatctacactgtaaagggattaaattaccgttacaccctacaatgtatttatccttaaaacacttgaccccgtataaatgatatttcagcttatgtgaaatgagtactccaccatttatgttcgtttggtcaagctcgaaggagatcatcctttgcttactattcgccagatagaagctatagattccatgtttatgctagcgctcccactcaattgcactaccgtgttcccaaaatgtacgtatcaccctgacctaaaagtaggcttaactaacaaatcaaagaacacgaatagcctttcaagattgagcctaatcataataggattaagaatatttgatctaggatcaactaggcgatattgacttgaatagatattacggtaagtttaataaatctaagtcaaagttcaatatcggtcccttccgatgcatactccatgcatccaacctgagctttactttaaccaatgctctggaaagaacatagcac is part of the Cannabis sativa cultivar Pink pepper isolate KNU-18-1 chromosome 5, ASM2916894v1, whole genome shotgun sequence genome and encodes:
- the LOC133038380 gene encoding uncharacterized mitochondrial protein AtMg00310-like; translation: MRKMIQGWEGRLLSRAVKELLIKTVAQSLPSYAMNVFFLPVETCNEMEQLMCKFWWRSSKNNKGIHWKKWDRLMVHKSKGGMGFRNLHDFNLSLLCKQGWRLFSRPDSLVSKIFKARYYRNGTFLNAELGSNPSFVWRSIYETQEIV